A window of Phaseolus vulgaris cultivar G19833 chromosome 4, P. vulgaris v2.0, whole genome shotgun sequence genomic DNA:
TTCACAATTTTGTCAGTGTCGATGAGAAAATTTAGAATCGTTAGATATTGATTAATAATGTTTGTATATTGAATGTGACAATGCTCAAATGTCACTATATTTTTGTGTTGTCACTATAAACATGCCATTTGAATAGGTCAAGTTAAGTCTTCATTTGGATTATCTCCGAACTTAATATTTTTCTCTGATAGTTGGTTTGCACTATAtacatgtttaatttttttccattCATTTGGTGTTCCAACATGAACTTTTGATGGTAATATTATAGAAGATTTTAAAAGACTTGCGAAGTGCCATGGTTGGACAAAAGGTTCCAATTCcaagatttttaaaaaagttgaaACAAATCTTAAGAAAGAAGAGGAATAGTCGATTTATACCTGTAAAGTTGTTCAAGAACAAAGAATGAAAGTTGATTTTTCAGTAGTATCAAGTCATTCTCAATATTCCGTTAACATCCAATGTTTTACCAACAAAGGGTCTCTTCCCGCCCAACCACTCTATGCCATCTTAGAAAAAACTCAATTATGAAGTAAACATCAACCAAAATGATCTTTACTATATTTAATATGATCTGTATAACAAAATAGAATTCCTTATTCCATCTCTTTAATTTGGACAACAAATTCTCTCATAGCTAGTTGTGTTCGATTTGGAAATCTCTTGAGATATTTGAGTTTATGCTCTCTTGAACATAGGCTTTGATGTCTCAAATTTCTAgaagattgcttgaagactttggttttttttgtgtagtttgaatttgtaaattCACTCATAGATTTGATCCAAGGTTACTTGATTCAAGTTCTTTCGTAAAAAggtgttttctaaagaaagtggAAAATCAACCTTTTGAATTGtcgtttcaaccggttgttttacaattagtgtttttgaaaaagcttgAAATTGGTTGACTTTACTGTCAAGCCAATTCATTTGATTGTTTCGTGTtttcaattggttgattttttaaaattcttaacAGAATTCAGTTGGATTGATTTAAtctgttatgttttttttttaaattgatatataatctGTTTTACGCTCCTGGTTGTTATTGATTAATGAGATTACTTTCAAATCAAGTTTTGCCTATATTGCtttaaaatttggtttctttctaagagtggaataggttGCACTGTACTTTTATTCAATCTTTGATTGTATCAGGTGttattattctttttctcttttgacAATTATTTTTCTGTAAGAACTGTTGGTATGCAAAATTCAGAGGGTGTTCTAAATTCTATGGTGTGACAACCAAAGGTAGTGTGTGTTATTGAAGGATTCAAAATTACCACTTTGGTGTGTGTTTTAATCAAagtgtttgattgcttagtggaatactCAGAGGTTCTCTgcggactggatgtagctcttggctaagagtgaaccagtataaaacttTCTGTGTTGATCTTTCTATTCCTTATCTCATTTAAATTTGTTCTGCTTGGTTTTTagtaactgctgataaaaacaaccgattgattttttggaaacatattaaaaataattttgtttttggctGAATTGATTTCTCCTTCTTTGATTCCTCATTGGTTTTCACTATACATTCAAaacttgcgaaaatctttcataaacaattcaccccctcttgtttaagacTGACATttctaacaattgacatcaagagCTAGATTCTTGAAAGTCATTTAAGTTttgatcataattttttttttatggttgataaactaccttttggagaaggtgcatctattaacagaccacctctgttttgtggtttgaattaccaattttggaaggtaaggatgaagatctttgtaTAATGaattgataaaggaatttgggatgcaattcaAAATGGTCTTTTTGTTCCTATACTTGAAAACGATAAAGTGATTTCTGAAAAGcattggtcccaatggactgagcaTTAAAGAAAAAGGGATCAATATGATTGTattgcaaaaaatattattacattgaccttaaattctgatgagtttttcataGTATCACAATGTGCCTTtacaaaagaaatgtgggatactcctGAAGTTACCcttgaaggaacaaatgatgtgaaaagGGTAAGGAAGCATGCTCGTATTCAAgaatatgagatgtttagaatgcagAAATGGGAGACAATTGCTGAAGTACAAAAGAGGTTTACTCATATTGTCAACCACCTCATAAGTTTTGGAAAAATGTTTGATAAAGATGAACTCAACATCAAGATCTTCAAGTTCCTAGACAGAACTTGGCAGCCCAAGGTCACAACCATCTCTGAATCTAAAGATTTAACATTCTTGACAACAACTTAATTGTTTGggaagcttagagaacatgaatTGGAGATGAATAGGCTGAATGTTCAAGAAAATGAAGATAAGCATGTGAGAAACATTGCCTTGAAGGCTGCTGGAGATAAAAAACTgtcaagattcaagtgatgacaGTGATGGAGAAACTCTTAGCTTGCTAACCaggaaattcagcaaattcctgaagaaaaacataaaaaagaatcAATCTTCCTACAAGTATAATAGCAAGAAactcaatgattttaattctaaCAAATATACCTGCTTGATGTGGTGAACAAAGACATTAAAGTTGATTGCCCCAACAATGAGAATAAAGAAAGAGGAGCAAGCAAGAAAGGTGAAAAGAAAGGCAAAGCCAAGAGAGCCTACACTGCTTGACAAGATAATGAAGTTTTTTCCTCTAGCTCATCTTCAGGAGATGATGAAGCAAAGCTTTGCTTAATGGCAAAAGGAGAAACTGATataagcagtgtaagttccaacacttcaatcaattttgaaaactaCAACCAACTTCTTGAtgtttttaaagaaactcatgaagaagctaataggcTAACTCTTTCTAATAACCGATTGAAAGGCTTGAATAATTGGCTGAAAAATAGAATCAAAACATTAGAAGAAGAGCTGGATAacttgaaaaatgattttgaaaatatgaaactGATTCTTTTTCTTGTTAAATATCTTAATGTAAAGGTTTATGTGATCATCACAATGTTGTTTTTTCTCTGTCAAGGGTTCTTTGATAAATAACAGATTATTTTcacaaaacaactgattatttttacaaaacaactgattgttttcttTCTGACAGTTTTGTATTAAAGTTATTATAAAACTCTGTGCATTGGTACAGCTGTTGTTTTTCACTCAAAATTGTTGAGTCAAAATTGCACTTATAGCTTTGAATACAAACATTCTtcacacaaaaaataaataaaaatattgctatgtaaaagtaatttttattattaataaaaatatataaaatagtttttaaattgacatataatattaattagtaaAGTTTAAgatttttgttaaatattaaGGTTAAAAACATCAAGTTTATATCCCAACAAATATCATGaacaaatttttagaaaatcatAAAAGTGAGCATTCTTTGTATATAAACTTAGTGGTATGCGTATTTAATATAATActtcaaacaaaatttatatgAGAAActactttttataatttttttagtaaaatctTGTTACACAGTACAACGAAAGAGCATGAGAAAACCAAACCGAGAATCAtgcaacaaaaagaaaaaaagtctcCAAAAACTAATAAAATCTACAGTCTCAGAAAGATTTAAACAAACTCTACAAAAAtctaaatgaaaaatgaaaggaaaatagtgaaactaaaaaaatcagTCTATTTTTAAACTATCTCTACAAAAATCAAAACGAAAACTGAAAAACgaagaattaaattaaaaataataatcaattagTAAGACCGATATGCACAAAATCATTATCataatcatatttattattgtaaGAAAAGATAAGAAAGACTTCTAAATCCTAACTTTTTCAAATAAGATTTTCACAtttaataattcatttttttttatataattatattataactctcaatattattattttaatatttttatatcatttaattttaaatttattttttattatatatatttatttctaattgatttgatagagttgtatacaactgaattgtaaaaaatatcattttcctAAGGAAACTTATATCAACATGTGTAATGTCATAGGTACTTGCCATTtgttgaaaaagaaaagcattaTCTTGGAATAATTGTAGAGATTATTTTAAGTTGAATAACATCATGCACATGCTGTTACAAATTAAATTCACCATAGATCTTAACCTAAATCTCTAAAAGTATACATATGAAGTGGTCTTTTGACATAAATCTCTAAAAGAAAAAACGGCATGAAAAATTATGTGGACTTAAAATTACTTGGACAATCATAAACAGTGCAAAACGTTTGAAGAGCAGTCATGGCTAAGAGAACAAAAGTAGCAAGAAATGTCAACAATCTCCATGAAGAGTAGACATAGCTGGTTAAGTTTGTGTAGGGATTGGCCTTCTTCTTATCACAAAAGTACTTGTTAACTTTCTTAATGGTCTCATCCAACTTCTCAGTCTTGGTAGGTCCAATGGATTTGCTCATTCCATTGAACAGTTCCTCAGTTTCTTCTACACTCAGAGAGCTACTTGACTCTATGATCCCTTCAGTTCTTAGAACCTTCACATCCTCCACAGTGTCTATGATTCCCCGCATCAGTTCTGTGTACCTTGTGAAGATAAGAAAATCTGGTTTGGTTAAGGCCTCGTGAGCTACAAGGTTTCTCATTATCACTTCGGAGTTCACATCCAATTTCAGCACAGGAAGGTAAAACAGACCCTTTTTCTCGTCAAATTCAATTCCCATGATGCCACCTTTCGAGGGTTGAAAACGTACCCCTACTGAATGGAGCTCATGCACAGAAGGCATGGTGACAACCACAGGAGCTTCTGTTTGAACAGGTGGCGTCTCTGATGAAAACTTTTGGAAGTTTGACACGTTGAGTATTGCATCTAGGGGTCGTTTAATCTGTTGGGGAAGAGGAATGTTCATGCCCTTCAGCCTTTTGAGAGTGCCAAGTATCCATGTTAATGGACCTTTAACTTTATTTAAGAACAAGACTATGCCTTCATACTTTGAGCTGGTTGTAGCAGTGTTAGAGCAATTACTGTAGGTCTTGCACAAGCCTTCACTCTCAAGTGCTAGAGTCTCTACTTTTTCTTGTTCAGAGACCACCAAATGGTACATGAGATCCAAGACATGGTAATGCTTAGAGACAGCATCAGAACATGTGGGGGTGTGAGTTAGCATGAGTGGAGAGTGTTTCCCACAGAAGGACAAGAGCATTGAACCCAAGTACTCTCGAACTGAATCATCAGGTTCGGAGCTTTCAAGCACCAAGATCCTCATCAAGATGTAGGTTGGAATTTGGCTCTCCACCATGATCATGTCCCTTATGATGGCATCCTTGGTTAGCTTCACACCACTTATCTGAACTTGGTCTTCTGGTCCTGTCATGAAAGAACCCTCCTCATTCAGATAACTGTGGAAGAAATCCAATAAGAATAAGCCGTCAAGAGCCATGGTGTAGAGCAGTGTATCTTCCTTGAGGTCCAAGTATCTGTGGTAACAAGCACGGATGAATGGTGCTGTGTTGTGGAGTTTCTGAACTAGTTGTTTGAGGTCAAGTTTATTGAAGTGGTCAAGGACCCTTTTGGCAGCAAAAATCTTGAACCTTTCCATGGGATAGAGCTGGGGAGAAAAGTGGTTATAAGGACCAATGGCTATAAGTTGTGGGGCAAAGGCTTCTGGCTTGGCACAACTCAAAGACTTGGGAACTTGGTATATGCAAACAGGCATTCTTTTCAAGATTGAGAGGTTGGTTTCACTCACCAACTGGTTGATTTGAATCACCCAAGAGTCTTCATCAGATTCAGAATTCAAGATCGATAGAGTGGCCATGTGGGGTTTTGCTTTGCCTAAAGGATATGCTAGACTGTGACCAAACAAGTCTTATGCTTATTTATAGATGAAGAACTATGAAAATGTGCATGAAATTTGTATTGTTTCTTATATGATTATGCAAAACGTGATTTTATAACTAGGTCTTCCTTTAGGTCAAAGTTGCACAGTAAATTCCATGTAAATTTGGTGATGAAAGTGATTTGCAGTATAAATTTCATAGCAGCCCTTGCTGCACCAATGAGCTACTCACTGCTGGTAAAGATTGCAGACTTTTCATTCCACTCTTCATTACTAACCAATAGATGGTTCTCATGACTTTAGCTAGGTTGACCCAATGCATTAacataacatttaaattttaaacgtttctacatttttttattatggaaaaaaaattatttgacacTCTCAACGTGAAACACTTCCATTTTGAcaacaaaaaaaacaatatagtaatattttgcatttaaaata
This region includes:
- the LOC137837794 gene encoding putative UPF0481 protein At3g02645, whose product is MATLSILNSESDEDSWVIQINQLVSETNLSILKRMPVCIYQVPKSLSCAKPEAFAPQLIAIGPYNHFSPQLYPMERFKIFAAKRVLDHFNKLDLKQLVQKLHNTAPFIRACYHRYLDLKEDTLLYTMALDGLFLLDFFHSYLNEEGSFMTGPEDQVQISGVKLTKDAIIRDMIMVESQIPTYILMRILVLESSEPDDSVREYLGSMLLSFCGKHSPLMLTHTPTCSDAVSKHYHVLDLMYHLVVSEQEKVETLALESEGLCKTYSNCSNTATTSSKYEGIVLFLNKVKGPLTWILGTLKRLKGMNIPLPQQIKRPLDAILNVSNFQKFSSETPPVQTEAPVVVTMPSVHELHSVGVRFQPSKGGIMGIEFDEKKGLFYLPVLKLDVNSEVIMRNLVAHEALTKPDFLIFTRYTELMRGIIDTVEDVKVLRTEGIIESSSSLSVEETEELFNGMSKSIGPTKTEKLDETIKKVNKYFCDKKKANPYTNLTSYVYSSWRLLTFLATFVLLAMTALQTFCTVYDCPSNFKST